From Providencia sp. R33, a single genomic window includes:
- a CDS encoding thiamine pyrophosphate-dependent enzyme has translation MAERSFVQEVQKLRQGQGEVFSGEGILAVTKALLESGVSYVAGYQGAPISHLMDVLADAQDILSEYGIRFENSASEATAAATLAASVNYPLRGAVTFKATVGTNVASDALANLASGGVLGGALIIVGEDYGEGSSIMQERSHAFAMKSQMWLLDPRPNLPSIVQAVKDGFDLSEASNTPVMLQMRIRSCHVHGQFVCADNQHPKFTVKDALENPTRDVSRIVLPPASFLHEKEKIEARWPAAVKFIQERELNEFFSEDADDVGIALQGGCYNTLIRALNQIGLADVFGNSKIPLYVMNVAYPLIDDEFERFCRNKKAILVLEEGQPNFVEQNVANILRQRSIDIELHGKDMLPMAGEYNTATVLAGLRSFFERHGKIEPQVKAAAKQIRIPTINIAAGQAEESLPEYVNAAEPTLDETVHARPPGFCTGCPERPIFTAMKLVERELGEHHVSADIGCHLFSILPPFNLGNTTMGYGLGGAGAAALNAKAGKRAISVMGDGGFWHNGLTSGIANSVFNRSDNLTIVIDNSYTSATGGQDILSSTALNPTRSTGHEIEKAVKGVGVNWVKTIKRTYDLKTMTNTLREALTTDEKGPKVLIAQSECMLNLQRREKKKVRSDVAAGKRVVRERFGVDPDTCTGDHSCIRLSGCPSLSIKPNPDPLRTDPVATVMDSCVGCGLCGEVSHAAVLCPSFFKAQIITNPNRWDKLRHRVRGWFIGYLQRRDARRREELSF, from the coding sequence ATGGCTGAGCGCTCGTTTGTTCAAGAAGTTCAAAAATTACGACAAGGGCAAGGTGAGGTCTTCAGCGGTGAAGGTATCCTTGCGGTGACAAAAGCCTTGTTAGAGTCTGGTGTTTCCTATGTTGCAGGATATCAGGGAGCACCCATTTCACATTTAATGGATGTCCTGGCAGATGCGCAGGATATTCTGTCTGAATATGGTATTCGTTTTGAAAATAGTGCAAGTGAAGCCACCGCCGCCGCGACGCTAGCCGCTTCTGTTAATTACCCTTTACGTGGTGCGGTTACGTTCAAAGCAACAGTTGGGACAAACGTTGCTTCTGATGCCCTTGCAAACTTAGCATCAGGCGGTGTGTTAGGTGGTGCGTTGATTATTGTTGGGGAAGATTACGGCGAAGGCTCCTCAATTATGCAGGAACGTAGCCATGCTTTTGCGATGAAATCACAGATGTGGTTACTCGACCCTCGCCCGAATTTACCTTCTATTGTTCAAGCCGTTAAAGATGGTTTTGATTTGTCTGAGGCCAGTAATACGCCCGTTATGCTGCAAATGCGCATTCGTTCATGCCACGTTCATGGCCAATTTGTGTGTGCGGATAACCAACATCCTAAATTTACAGTTAAAGACGCACTTGAAAACCCAACTCGGGATGTGAGTCGGATTGTGTTACCGCCTGCGAGCTTTTTACATGAAAAAGAGAAAATTGAAGCGCGTTGGCCAGCCGCTGTTAAATTTATTCAAGAGCGTGAATTAAATGAGTTTTTTTCTGAGGACGCTGACGATGTCGGTATCGCGTTACAAGGTGGCTGTTATAACACGCTGATCCGCGCGCTCAACCAAATTGGTTTAGCGGATGTGTTCGGTAATAGCAAAATTCCGCTATATGTAATGAATGTGGCTTACCCACTGATTGACGATGAATTTGAACGTTTTTGTCGTAATAAAAAGGCGATTTTAGTGCTGGAAGAAGGGCAGCCTAATTTTGTTGAGCAGAATGTTGCCAATATTTTGCGTCAGCGGAGTATCGATATCGAATTACACGGTAAAGATATGTTACCGATGGCGGGAGAATACAACACTGCTACAGTGCTTGCTGGGTTACGTTCGTTTTTTGAAAGGCACGGCAAAATAGAGCCTCAAGTCAAAGCTGCAGCGAAACAAATCCGTATTCCAACAATCAACATTGCCGCTGGACAAGCTGAAGAATCCTTACCTGAATACGTCAATGCTGCTGAGCCAACACTCGATGAAACTGTACATGCGCGCCCACCAGGGTTTTGTACGGGGTGCCCTGAACGGCCTATTTTTACGGCAATGAAACTGGTTGAGCGTGAGCTTGGCGAACACCATGTCAGCGCCGATATCGGCTGCCACTTATTCTCTATTCTTCCACCATTTAATCTCGGTAATACAACGATGGGTTATGGCTTGGGGGGAGCTGGTGCCGCGGCATTAAATGCCAAAGCAGGGAAACGCGCAATTTCAGTAATGGGCGATGGTGGTTTTTGGCATAACGGCTTAACCAGTGGTATCGCCAATAGCGTGTTTAACCGTAGCGATAACTTAACCATTGTTATTGATAACAGTTATACATCAGCAACAGGTGGGCAAGATATTTTGTCATCAACAGCGCTGAATCCAACTCGCAGTACAGGCCATGAAATTGAAAAGGCTGTCAAAGGGGTCGGTGTGAATTGGGTGAAAACCATCAAGCGTACTTATGATCTAAAAACAATGACTAACACATTGCGTGAAGCGTTGACGACAGATGAAAAAGGGCCAAAGGTACTGATTGCACAAAGCGAATGTATGTTAAATCTGCAGCGCCGCGAAAAGAAAAAGGTTCGTAGTGATGTAGCCGCAGGAAAACGTGTTGTGCGTGAGCGCTTTGGTGTTGACCCAGATACTTGTACTGGGGATCATTCTTGTATTCGCCTTTCTGGTTGCCCGTCGTTATCAATAAAACCGAATCCAGATCCATTAAGAACAGATCCTGTTGCTACGGTGATGGATAGCTGTGTGGGATGCGGTTTATGCGGCGAGGTTTCACACGCGGCTGTTTTATGTCCTTCATTTTTTAAAGCCCAAATTATTACTAACCCAAATCGCTGGGACAAACTACGCCATCGTGTTCGCGGTTGGTTTATTGGCTATTTACAGCGTCGTGATGCACGTCGTCGTGAAGAACTTAGTTTCTAA